A segment of the Methylomonas paludis genome:
TGCAACAATTTCAGCCTCATTCAAGGCAATATCTTTGGACATGATCTTAATCCTCCACCGCTAGATAGCCATTCTATCGCAATCGATTTGCAACTGTCTTTAGTAGAATTGAGAAAATGTCGGAAAACCAGCAGCCAAAGTCAGATCGGGGATTATTTAAGGCTATGTTTGCGTTAACATTTGATGCCAGATTTGTAACTACTTAGCGTCCCAGTACCGCTTTAAAAAGCATGTACTTGTAATGTGCTAAACGCAGTGCAGCGCATGGTTCTAAGCTAAGTACTTGTTTAAAAAAGATCAGCAACCTTACACAGGGTAATTGCCAGATTTTTTGCTTAAAAAATGTCCTCAGATTAAAAGCCGACTAACCAGTTCCTCCCTTTGAAAAACAGGGTTAGGGGATTTGATGATGGCTTCTACAACTGCACTATAAATCAACAACTAACCCAAACATAATTTTATTGTAACTAATCAGCGTCCAAATATCCCGATTAAAAGCGAGTAGTTGTAGATGTGCTAAACGCAGTGCAGTGCATCGTAACCCGTCAAGCCTCGTTAGCAATAATAACTGTCGCCGTTAGCCGAAAGTCCTGGCGGGTTAATGCAGTTAAAAGCATGATCAACGTCAAGAGCATCTGGGGTACGACTGCCCTGTTAAGGTGCTAGCCAGATACTAATTCATTAGCCTACATAAAATAGCCACTAGCCTATAAGACATGGCTTATACTTATACCTGTGTGCTTAAGTCTAGAGACCAGCCTAGCGCTGGAGTTTGCAAATGTCGTGCAACGTCACTATTAATTTAAAACATAAAAGCTAAGGAGTAACACATGACACACGGAAAAACTTTATTGATTGCCAGTCTGCTGTTCAGTCTCATCAGCCTCAATGCCCAAGCCACCTTAACCACTACCGTCGGCGGTTTAGGGATTTACGACAGCGGCCTCAATACCACCTGGATCCAAGATGCCAATCTGTTAGGTACTTGGGAAGGCGCGTATCAATCTACCAGCTACAATAACATTGTTACCGCTATCATCAATGCCAGCAGCGGTGTGATCTATGACACCCCCAATGCTTACGATAATGGCACTTACACCCTGACTGCTGCGGATTTCGGCAGTGGCGGCAGGGTAGACTGGTGGGCTGGTCTAGCGTTTGTGAATTACCTGGATACCCAACATTACGCTGGTTCCAGTCATTGGGCTTTACCCACCACTCCAGATAACGATGCATTGTATGGTTACAACCAAATCAGCAGTCAGCTAGGTGAGCTGTTTTACAACGAACTGGGTGGTACAGCAGGCAGTTCTATTTCCTCAGGTCCGTTCAGCAATGTCCAATCCTCTGCGTACTGGTCTGGTACGGAATATGGGACTGATCCTGAGGGCGCATGGTTTTTCGGTACCCGCAATGGCTACCAGGACGGCAATTACAAGACCAGCCAGTTTTACGCATGGGCAGTTAGTCCCGGCAATGTTGCCGCCGTGCCGGAACCCAATGTAATCTGGTTGCTTGGCACTGGCTTGTTAGGTTTTC
Coding sequences within it:
- a CDS encoding DUF1566 domain-containing protein; the protein is MTHGKTLLIASLLFSLISLNAQATLTTTVGGLGIYDSGLNTTWIQDANLLGTWEGAYQSTSYNNIVTAIINASSGVIYDTPNAYDNGTYTLTAADFGSGGRVDWWAGLAFVNYLDTQHYAGSSHWALPTTPDNDALYGYNQISSQLGELFYNELGGTAGSSISSGPFSNVQSSAYWSGTEYGTDPEGAWFFGTRNGYQDGNYKTSQFYAWAVSPGNVAAVPEPNVIWLLGTGLLGFLGLKRRGNIG